In Arthrobacter citreus, a genomic segment contains:
- a CDS encoding cytoplasmic protein gives MSQDPVQSNPDHYAVVFENERVRVLEYRDAPGHTSVPHRHPDSVMITASGFHRRLHSGRGHMDVELPAGAVRWLPAQEHSGENTGDTETHVFFVELKEPGPPVEAGEVLGPA, from the coding sequence ATGAGCCAGGACCCAGTGCAGTCCAACCCGGACCATTACGCAGTCGTCTTCGAAAATGAGCGGGTTCGTGTCCTTGAGTACCGGGACGCGCCAGGGCATACGAGTGTCCCGCACCGGCACCCGGACAGTGTCATGATCACGGCCAGCGGCTTTCACCGGCGGCTGCACTCCGGCAGGGGGCACATGGATGTGGAGCTGCCGGCCGGTGCGGTGCGCTGGCTGCCTGCTCAGGAGCACTCCGGGGAGAATACCGGGGATACGGAAACGCACGTGTTTTTCGTGGAATTGAAGGAACCCGGGCCCCCGGTTGAAGCCGGCGAGGTACTGGGCCCTGCATAG
- a CDS encoding cytochrome yields MTEPALAHSTEFGRMYSRSLSEPPSVPSITTVIAQGATSLDGWHGHMAANAVIKDPKLAASLGNPGALRTVAKEASRASERYRDKAAERGTRVHFYCEQVSLRALNLPHEFESARAALQEHGEHQFADRFDEWWDLYQVEPLAPEITVWNDELGYAGTLDLVARINGRLCLIDYKTKNTDRDGQVKPLDDKVVMQLVAGMKAKESLVDAGKGIWEPWAYGEDPLLLGVAVGQTEVRPMRANPAVLPQHWFKFCALRRLWQTSYDVAAAGRALLPIAPPPVGAHAVPMSQPSVT; encoded by the coding sequence ATGACTGAACCAGCTCTGGCACATTCAACGGAATTTGGGCGGATGTACTCGCGTTCCCTATCGGAACCGCCGTCGGTACCCTCCATCACCACTGTCATCGCGCAGGGCGCCACATCGCTCGATGGTTGGCATGGCCACATGGCAGCGAATGCCGTCATTAAGGATCCAAAACTGGCAGCAAGCCTGGGTAATCCGGGAGCGCTGCGGACTGTCGCCAAGGAAGCCTCGCGTGCATCCGAGCGGTACCGGGACAAGGCCGCCGAACGCGGAACGCGCGTTCATTTCTACTGTGAGCAGGTCTCCCTTCGTGCGCTGAACCTTCCGCATGAGTTCGAATCAGCACGTGCAGCACTCCAGGAACACGGCGAGCACCAGTTTGCAGACCGCTTTGACGAGTGGTGGGACCTGTACCAGGTCGAGCCCCTGGCACCGGAAATCACCGTATGGAATGACGAGCTGGGCTACGCGGGAACCCTGGACCTGGTGGCGCGAATCAACGGCAGGCTGTGCCTGATCGACTACAAAACCAAGAACACTGACCGCGACGGACAGGTCAAACCGCTGGATGACAAAGTCGTCATGCAGCTCGTGGCCGGAATGAAGGCTAAGGAATCGCTGGTGGATGCCGGAAAGGGCATCTGGGAGCCCTGGGCTTACGGCGAGGATCCGCTGCTGCTTGGAGTTGCCGTGGGACAGACCGAGGTTCGCCCCATGCGCGCTAACCCGGCAGTCCTGCCACAGCACTGGTTCAAGTTCTGCGCTCTGCGCAGGCTGTGGCAAACCTCGTACGACGTCGCAGCGGCAGGGCGCGCGCTCCTCCCCATCGCACCGCCCCCGGTCGGTGCTCACGCAGTCCCGATGTCCCAGCCTTCCGTGACGTAG
- a CDS encoding HNH endonuclease signature motif containing protein, whose protein sequence is MEDDQDGQTVSPHFQDSKVATAPLDTTHGWASTVDPALTGSATACQDVDKVRKITAAAREISVDLHTSLPLLAPPELVAFASVTEELSRLVDHMQLTAAAVLERARICAEVSGSWATSAGKVQQEYKNTAEYMRHRLRISRREAWKRIRLGSALTPVLSLTGQAIQPELAVLSERFSRGEVSGDGAQIVSLAMKSVQGCGTSEDRAAMEAALTDVAAGQDLDALNVVASAWVNHLDPDGTEPSEQQKAELQGLFIRRKYRGLHRLDIFATDDQFETLITALAPEANPRTSAGQAPSGSCEDLEGNDHAAPSDPRTYPQKCLDGLVASCRLALSAGQLPVNGGSKPQVLAVIPYEQLRERVGRKTESGMLAFAGPVPPHLIRRIACEADIIPVVLNGEGRVLDVGKASRYFPPHLRKALIARDGGCAFPGCTSPAPWCEAHHIDYHSRGGPTSTDNGVLLCGFHHHLIHREKWCIKVMRGAPWFVPPTYVDPFQAPLRNTYFHPLRPHRQMV, encoded by the coding sequence ATGGAAGATGATCAGGACGGCCAGACGGTTTCGCCTCATTTTCAGGATTCGAAAGTTGCCACAGCTCCCCTGGACACCACCCATGGTTGGGCGTCCACTGTGGATCCAGCTCTCACCGGATCGGCCACCGCTTGTCAGGACGTAGATAAGGTGCGGAAAATCACTGCTGCCGCCCGGGAAATCTCCGTCGATCTGCATACCTCACTCCCCTTGCTCGCTCCGCCGGAACTTGTGGCGTTCGCCTCAGTTACAGAAGAGCTCTCCCGACTCGTGGATCACATGCAACTGACTGCCGCGGCGGTGTTGGAACGTGCGCGTATTTGTGCAGAAGTATCCGGATCCTGGGCCACTTCGGCGGGAAAGGTACAACAGGAATACAAGAACACGGCCGAGTACATGCGGCATCGGCTCCGAATTAGCCGGCGCGAAGCGTGGAAGCGGATTCGGCTTGGATCAGCGCTGACGCCCGTTCTGAGTTTGACGGGCCAAGCAATCCAGCCGGAGCTTGCAGTCCTGTCCGAACGCTTTTCCCGCGGAGAAGTGTCCGGAGACGGAGCTCAGATTGTCAGTCTTGCCATGAAAAGCGTTCAGGGCTGCGGCACTTCGGAGGATCGGGCCGCCATGGAGGCGGCTCTGACTGATGTTGCCGCCGGCCAGGATCTCGACGCACTCAACGTCGTGGCCAGCGCGTGGGTAAATCATCTTGACCCAGACGGAACTGAACCGTCCGAGCAACAGAAAGCTGAGCTACAGGGGCTGTTTATCCGCCGGAAGTACCGGGGACTGCACCGCTTGGATATCTTCGCCACAGATGATCAATTCGAAACGCTCATCACCGCTCTGGCTCCGGAGGCTAATCCCCGCACCAGTGCCGGTCAGGCCCCGAGCGGTTCCTGCGAGGATTTGGAAGGCAATGACCACGCTGCTCCCAGTGATCCCCGGACATATCCCCAAAAGTGTCTGGATGGGTTGGTTGCTTCCTGCAGGCTCGCTTTATCAGCCGGCCAGTTGCCGGTAAACGGTGGATCCAAGCCACAGGTCCTGGCCGTGATTCCGTATGAGCAGCTCAGGGAGCGAGTGGGAAGAAAAACTGAAAGCGGGATGCTGGCCTTTGCCGGCCCGGTGCCTCCCCACCTGATCCGGCGCATCGCATGCGAGGCGGATATCATTCCTGTTGTCCTGAACGGCGAAGGCCGTGTTCTGGACGTAGGGAAGGCATCCCGCTACTTTCCGCCACATCTCCGAAAGGCGCTCATCGCCAGGGATGGCGGGTGCGCGTTTCCTGGCTGCACCTCCCCCGCACCTTGGTGCGAGGCCCACCACATCGACTACCACTCCCGCGGAGGGCCCACCAGCACGGATAACGGAGTCCTGCTGTGCGGTTTCCACCACCACCTGATCCATCGGGAGAAATGGTGCATCAAGGTCATGCGCGGCGCCCCATGGTTCGTTCCGCCAACCTATGTAGACCCTTTTCAGGCCCCGCTGCGGAATACATACTTCCATCCGCTGCGTCCACACCGGCAAATGGTGTGA
- a CDS encoding antitoxin has protein sequence MSVFDGLKGKAGELKDKATELVGGNADKIKGGIDHAGKFVDQRTGGKYSDKIDGFQSKASEAVDKVDRKQGPDSGTESGPTPPAA, from the coding sequence GTGTCTGTATTTGACGGGCTCAAGGGCAAGGCCGGAGAGCTGAAGGACAAGGCTACCGAACTTGTGGGCGGAAACGCCGACAAGATCAAGGGCGGCATCGATCACGCAGGAAAGTTCGTCGATCAGAGGACCGGCGGCAAGTACTCCGACAAGATCGATGGCTTCCAGAGCAAGGCCTCCGAAGCGGTAGACAAGGTCGACCGCAAGCAGGGCCCGGACTCCGGAACCGAATCCGGACCGACTCCTCCGGCCGCATAA